In a single window of the Myxococcales bacterium genome:
- a CDS encoding cell division protein ZapA: protein MPENVVEVQILGRKMMLATDSNEDYVREIAEYVNDKMQRIETEAAGSSSLNVAILTALDIADEFFKQVGLHKEICEKVDRQCLELVNYIDSKLQ, encoded by the coding sequence ATGCCTGAAAACGTGGTCGAAGTCCAAATTTTAGGGCGTAAAATGATGCTGGCGACGGACAGCAACGAGGATTACGTCCGCGAAATCGCCGAATACGTGAACGACAAGATGCAACGCATCGAAACCGAAGCGGCCGGTTCTTCCTCGTTGAACGTCGCCATCCTGACGGCCCTGGACATCGCCGATGAATTTTTCAAGCAAGTCGGCCTCCACAAGGAAATCTGTGAGAAGGTTGATCGGCAGTGCCTCGAACTGGTCAATTACATCGACAGCAAGCTGCAATGA
- the rny gene encoding ribonuclease Y, giving the protein MNVNTILLVLLAVIASLVVGGGVGFYLQRSLSKQRMAEAESQAGKIVEEAKNKVQSIEKEVELKLKDRRLKLQEQIEREMKERQKELDNLDKRLVVREENLDRKTTLLDEKEIEVTTREKILVVREAALAQQEKKYDALVQEWQIQLERVAGLSQSDAKQLLLQSMESEAKHEAAKMIREITETAKKAADNEAKKIISLAIQRYAGEYVAERTVSVVNLPNDDMKGRIIGREGRNIRALEAATGVDFIVDDTPETVVLSCHNPVRREIARISLERLITDGRIHPGRIEEIVAKVTAEVEQDIQQAGEQATFDLGVHGIHPELVKLIGRLKFRTSYAQNILQHSLEVAFLAGIMAAELGQNVKMAKRAGLLHDIGKAVDHEVEGSHAIIGMELARKYGEPAEVLRAIGSHHEEVKQETTLDVIVQAADALSGARPGARREMLETYVKRLEDLERIAREFNGVESCFAIQAGREIRIIVQSDRVNDDQTVMLSRDIARRVEAELSYPGQIRVTCIREHRAVEYAK; this is encoded by the coding sequence ATAAACGTGAATACCATCCTCTTAGTGCTCCTGGCGGTGATCGCTTCACTGGTCGTCGGCGGAGGAGTGGGATTTTATCTACAGCGATCCCTCTCGAAGCAGCGGATGGCCGAAGCGGAAAGCCAGGCCGGAAAAATAGTCGAGGAAGCCAAGAACAAAGTCCAATCGATCGAAAAGGAGGTAGAGCTAAAACTCAAGGATCGCCGCTTGAAACTGCAGGAACAGATCGAGCGGGAAATGAAGGAAAGACAAAAGGAGCTGGACAACCTGGATAAGCGGCTGGTGGTGCGGGAGGAAAATCTCGATCGCAAAACCACCCTGTTGGACGAGAAGGAAATCGAGGTCACCACGCGCGAGAAGATCCTTGTGGTCCGCGAGGCCGCCCTGGCCCAGCAAGAAAAGAAATACGATGCCTTGGTGCAGGAATGGCAGATCCAGCTCGAACGGGTGGCCGGGCTGAGCCAATCCGACGCCAAACAGCTCTTGTTGCAGTCGATGGAAAGCGAGGCCAAGCACGAGGCGGCCAAGATGATCCGCGAGATCACCGAAACCGCCAAGAAAGCCGCCGATAACGAGGCCAAGAAAATCATTTCCCTGGCCATCCAGCGTTATGCCGGCGAGTACGTGGCCGAGCGGACCGTCAGCGTCGTCAATCTTCCCAACGATGACATGAAGGGCCGGATCATCGGCCGCGAGGGCCGCAACATCCGCGCCCTCGAAGCGGCCACCGGCGTCGATTTCATCGTCGATGACACCCCCGAAACGGTGGTTTTGTCCTGCCACAACCCGGTGCGGCGCGAAATCGCCCGGATCAGCCTCGAGCGGCTGATCACCGACGGTCGCATCCATCCGGGCCGGATCGAGGAGATCGTCGCCAAGGTGACGGCCGAGGTCGAGCAGGACATCCAGCAAGCCGGCGAACAGGCGACCTTCGACCTGGGCGTGCACGGCATTCATCCGGAGTTGGTCAAATTGATCGGCCGGCTCAAGTTCCGCACCAGTTACGCGCAGAACATCTTGCAGCATTCGCTGGAAGTGGCGTTTCTGGCGGGCATCATGGCGGCGGAATTGGGCCAGAACGTCAAAATGGCCAAACGGGCGGGGCTGTTGCACGACATCGGCAAGGCCGTCGACCACGAAGTGGAAGGCAGCCACGCGATCATCGGCATGGAACTGGCCCGCAAATACGGCGAGCCGGCCGAGGTGCTGCGCGCCATCGGCAGCCACCACGAGGAAGTGAAACAGGAAACCACGCTCGACGTGATCGTCCAGGCCGCCGACGCCCTTTCCGGCGCCCGGCCGGGCGCGCGGCGCGAAATGTTGGAAACCTACGTGAAGCGGCTCGAGGACCTCGAGCGCATCGCGCGGGAATTCAACGGCGTGGAAAGCTGCTTCGCCATCCAGGCGGGTCGCGAAATCCGCATCATCGTCCAGTCCGATCGCGTCAACGACGATCAGACGGTGATGCTCAGCCGCGACATCGCCCGCCGCGTCGAGGCCGAGTTGAGCTATCCGGGACAGATTCGCGTGACTTGCATCCGCGAGCACCGGGCGGTCGAGTACGCCAAATAG